The Megachile rotundata isolate GNS110a chromosome 8, iyMegRotu1, whole genome shotgun sequence genome has a segment encoding these proteins:
- the LOC100880936 gene encoding proclotting enzyme isoform X2, giving the protein MGAATSCQWLLLGILLVISSNRAQTETLGSSISKSETIYSPSYVATRDNDGNRTDLAPNSARRRRYVRFPTGPAGYLFEGGGPPIGRNIGVHPGVRFPSWRQQKALWRSPISEYSRPVMGHRTPRLIFRDNDFPPPVGGSAPSSFFQQSNHLPDFEDDIRESRQQKRPLWKGDDTLCADGRSCEFFLMCWMSAGLLDGSCGGIMYACCQRREPKGSSDYNLIEAPRDQSQPLPLDTYTENANDDRCGIPASKQTAQRRIVGGDEAGFGSFPWQAYIRIGSSRCGGTLVNRFHVVTAGHCVAKAAARQVQVTLGDYVVNSASESLPAYTFGVREIRVHPYFKFTPQADRFDVAVLRLDRPVHYMPHIAPICLPEKNEDFLGQYGWAAGWGALQAGSRLRPKTLQAVDVPVIDNRVCERWHRSNGINVVIYDEMMCAGYRGGGKDSCQGDSGGPLMLEKTGRWYLIGIVSAGYSCAQPGQPGIYHRVAKTVDWITYVINS; this is encoded by the exons ATGGGTGCAGCTACGTCCTGCCAATGGTTGCTGCTGGGAATACTCCTCGTCATCTCCTCGAATCGAGCTCAAACGGAGACCTTAGGATCGAGTATCAGCAAGTCGGAAACGATCTACAGCCCCAGTTATGTCGCGACGAGAGACAACGACGGTAATCGAACCGATTTAGCGCCGAATTCAGCTCGCAGACGTCGATATGTCCGATTTCCGACCGGTCCAGCCGGTTACCTCTTCGAGGGAGGCGGTCCTCCGATAGGGAGGAACATCGGTGTCCATCCTGGAGTACGTTTTCCATCCTGGAGGCAGCAGAAGGCCCTCTGGAGGAGTCCCATCTCGGAGTACAGCAGGCCAGTGATGGGTCATCGAACGCCACGGTTGATCTTTCGCGACAACGATTTTCCTCCGCCGGTGGGTGGCAGCGCACCCTCGTCCTTCTTTCAACAGTCCAATCACTTGCCAGACTTCGAGGACGACATCAGag AATCGCGTCAACAAAAAAGACCGCTGTGGAAGGGTGACGATACGTTGTGCGCTGACGGACGAAGCTGCGAATTTTTTCTAATGTGCTGGATGTCCGCTGGCCTATTGGACGGCAGTTGCGGCGGCATTATGTATGCTTGTTGTCAGCGAAGAGAACCGAAAGGTAGTTCTGATTATAACCTGATTGAGGCACCTAGAGATCAATCTCAGCCACTTCCGTTGGATACTTACACGGAGAACGCCAATGATGATC gcTGCGGCATACCCGCCTCGAAGCAAACCGCTCAGAGAAGAATCGTCGGCGGCGACGAAGCGGGTTTTGGCAGTTTCCCATGGCAG GCGTATATTCGAATTGGATCCAGTCGATGCGGTGGCACTCTGGTTAATCGATTCCACGTCGTTACCGCTGGACACTGCGTGGCCAA GGCAGCGGCTCGTCAAGTCCAGGTCACCTTGGGCGACTACGTAGTGAATTCGGCCAGCGAATCGTTGCCAGCTTACACTTTCGGCGTTAGGGAGATTCGCGTTCATCCTTACTTCAAATTTACGCCTCAGGCTGACAG GTTCGACGTCGCTGTTCTTCGACTGGATCGACCGGTTCACTACATGCCTCACATAGCACCGATCTGCCTTCCCGAAAAGAACGAGGACTTCTTGGGTCAATACGGTTGGGCTGCCGGATGGGGTGCACTGCAGGCTG GATCGAGATTGCGTCCAAAGACCCTTCAAGCGGTGGACGTACCCGTAATAGACAACCGAGTTTGCGAGAGGTGGCATCGTTCGAACGGCATCAATGTCGTCATTTACGACGAGATGATGTGCGCTGGCTACCGTGGCGGTGGCAAGGACTCCTGCCAA GGTGACAGCGGAGGGCCCCTGATGTTGGAGAAGACAGGACGATGGTACCTGATAGGCATCGTTTCGGCGGGATACTCGTGTGCCCAACCGGGTCAACCAGGAATTTATCACCGCGTCGCTAAAACGGTCGATTGGATAACGTACGTCATCAATTCGTAG
- the LOC100880936 gene encoding proclotting enzyme isoform X1 encodes MGAATSCQWLLLGILLVISSNRAQTETLGSSISKSETIYSPSYVATRDNDGNRTDLAPNSARRRRYVRFPTGPAGYLFEGGGPPIGRNIGVHPGVRFPSWRQQKALWRSPISEYSRPVMGHRTPRLIFRDNDFPPPVGGSAPSSFFQQSNHLPDFEDDIRDHRKQTLDDYPRLESESRQQKRPLWKGDDTLCADGRSCEFFLMCWMSAGLLDGSCGGIMYACCQRREPKGSSDYNLIEAPRDQSQPLPLDTYTENANDDRCGIPASKQTAQRRIVGGDEAGFGSFPWQAYIRIGSSRCGGTLVNRFHVVTAGHCVAKAAARQVQVTLGDYVVNSASESLPAYTFGVREIRVHPYFKFTPQADRFDVAVLRLDRPVHYMPHIAPICLPEKNEDFLGQYGWAAGWGALQAGSRLRPKTLQAVDVPVIDNRVCERWHRSNGINVVIYDEMMCAGYRGGGKDSCQGDSGGPLMLEKTGRWYLIGIVSAGYSCAQPGQPGIYHRVAKTVDWITYVINS; translated from the exons ATGGGTGCAGCTACGTCCTGCCAATGGTTGCTGCTGGGAATACTCCTCGTCATCTCCTCGAATCGAGCTCAAACGGAGACCTTAGGATCGAGTATCAGCAAGTCGGAAACGATCTACAGCCCCAGTTATGTCGCGACGAGAGACAACGACGGTAATCGAACCGATTTAGCGCCGAATTCAGCTCGCAGACGTCGATATGTCCGATTTCCGACCGGTCCAGCCGGTTACCTCTTCGAGGGAGGCGGTCCTCCGATAGGGAGGAACATCGGTGTCCATCCTGGAGTACGTTTTCCATCCTGGAGGCAGCAGAAGGCCCTCTGGAGGAGTCCCATCTCGGAGTACAGCAGGCCAGTGATGGGTCATCGAACGCCACGGTTGATCTTTCGCGACAACGATTTTCCTCCGCCGGTGGGTGGCAGCGCACCCTCGTCCTTCTTTCAACAGTCCAATCACTTGCCAGACTTCGAGGACGACATCAGag ATCATCGAAAGCAAACGCTCGACGATTACCCTAGGTTAGAGTCAG AATCGCGTCAACAAAAAAGACCGCTGTGGAAGGGTGACGATACGTTGTGCGCTGACGGACGAAGCTGCGAATTTTTTCTAATGTGCTGGATGTCCGCTGGCCTATTGGACGGCAGTTGCGGCGGCATTATGTATGCTTGTTGTCAGCGAAGAGAACCGAAAGGTAGTTCTGATTATAACCTGATTGAGGCACCTAGAGATCAATCTCAGCCACTTCCGTTGGATACTTACACGGAGAACGCCAATGATGATC gcTGCGGCATACCCGCCTCGAAGCAAACCGCTCAGAGAAGAATCGTCGGCGGCGACGAAGCGGGTTTTGGCAGTTTCCCATGGCAG GCGTATATTCGAATTGGATCCAGTCGATGCGGTGGCACTCTGGTTAATCGATTCCACGTCGTTACCGCTGGACACTGCGTGGCCAA GGCAGCGGCTCGTCAAGTCCAGGTCACCTTGGGCGACTACGTAGTGAATTCGGCCAGCGAATCGTTGCCAGCTTACACTTTCGGCGTTAGGGAGATTCGCGTTCATCCTTACTTCAAATTTACGCCTCAGGCTGACAG GTTCGACGTCGCTGTTCTTCGACTGGATCGACCGGTTCACTACATGCCTCACATAGCACCGATCTGCCTTCCCGAAAAGAACGAGGACTTCTTGGGTCAATACGGTTGGGCTGCCGGATGGGGTGCACTGCAGGCTG GATCGAGATTGCGTCCAAAGACCCTTCAAGCGGTGGACGTACCCGTAATAGACAACCGAGTTTGCGAGAGGTGGCATCGTTCGAACGGCATCAATGTCGTCATTTACGACGAGATGATGTGCGCTGGCTACCGTGGCGGTGGCAAGGACTCCTGCCAA GGTGACAGCGGAGGGCCCCTGATGTTGGAGAAGACAGGACGATGGTACCTGATAGGCATCGTTTCGGCGGGATACTCGTGTGCCCAACCGGGTCAACCAGGAATTTATCACCGCGTCGCTAAAACGGTCGATTGGATAACGTACGTCATCAATTCGTAG
- the LOC100880936 gene encoding venom protease isoform X3, producing MGAATSCQWLLLGILLVISSNRAQTETLGSSISKSETIYSPSYVATRDNDGNRTDLAPNSARRRRYVRFPTGPAGYLFEGGGPPIGRNIGVHPGVRFPSWRQQKALWRSPISEYSRPVMGHRTPRLIFRDNDFPPPVGGSAPSSFFQQSNHLPDFEDDIRDHRKQTLDDYPRLESGCGIPASKQTAQRRIVGGDEAGFGSFPWQAYIRIGSSRCGGTLVNRFHVVTAGHCVAKAAARQVQVTLGDYVVNSASESLPAYTFGVREIRVHPYFKFTPQADRFDVAVLRLDRPVHYMPHIAPICLPEKNEDFLGQYGWAAGWGALQAGSRLRPKTLQAVDVPVIDNRVCERWHRSNGINVVIYDEMMCAGYRGGGKDSCQGDSGGPLMLEKTGRWYLIGIVSAGYSCAQPGQPGIYHRVAKTVDWITYVINS from the exons ATGGGTGCAGCTACGTCCTGCCAATGGTTGCTGCTGGGAATACTCCTCGTCATCTCCTCGAATCGAGCTCAAACGGAGACCTTAGGATCGAGTATCAGCAAGTCGGAAACGATCTACAGCCCCAGTTATGTCGCGACGAGAGACAACGACGGTAATCGAACCGATTTAGCGCCGAATTCAGCTCGCAGACGTCGATATGTCCGATTTCCGACCGGTCCAGCCGGTTACCTCTTCGAGGGAGGCGGTCCTCCGATAGGGAGGAACATCGGTGTCCATCCTGGAGTACGTTTTCCATCCTGGAGGCAGCAGAAGGCCCTCTGGAGGAGTCCCATCTCGGAGTACAGCAGGCCAGTGATGGGTCATCGAACGCCACGGTTGATCTTTCGCGACAACGATTTTCCTCCGCCGGTGGGTGGCAGCGCACCCTCGTCCTTCTTTCAACAGTCCAATCACTTGCCAGACTTCGAGGACGACATCAGag ATCATCGAAAGCAAACGCTCGACGATTACCCTAGGTTAGAGTCAG gcTGCGGCATACCCGCCTCGAAGCAAACCGCTCAGAGAAGAATCGTCGGCGGCGACGAAGCGGGTTTTGGCAGTTTCCCATGGCAG GCGTATATTCGAATTGGATCCAGTCGATGCGGTGGCACTCTGGTTAATCGATTCCACGTCGTTACCGCTGGACACTGCGTGGCCAA GGCAGCGGCTCGTCAAGTCCAGGTCACCTTGGGCGACTACGTAGTGAATTCGGCCAGCGAATCGTTGCCAGCTTACACTTTCGGCGTTAGGGAGATTCGCGTTCATCCTTACTTCAAATTTACGCCTCAGGCTGACAG GTTCGACGTCGCTGTTCTTCGACTGGATCGACCGGTTCACTACATGCCTCACATAGCACCGATCTGCCTTCCCGAAAAGAACGAGGACTTCTTGGGTCAATACGGTTGGGCTGCCGGATGGGGTGCACTGCAGGCTG GATCGAGATTGCGTCCAAAGACCCTTCAAGCGGTGGACGTACCCGTAATAGACAACCGAGTTTGCGAGAGGTGGCATCGTTCGAACGGCATCAATGTCGTCATTTACGACGAGATGATGTGCGCTGGCTACCGTGGCGGTGGCAAGGACTCCTGCCAA GGTGACAGCGGAGGGCCCCTGATGTTGGAGAAGACAGGACGATGGTACCTGATAGGCATCGTTTCGGCGGGATACTCGTGTGCCCAACCGGGTCAACCAGGAATTTATCACCGCGTCGCTAAAACGGTCGATTGGATAACGTACGTCATCAATTCGTAG
- the LOC105662382 gene encoding uncharacterized protein LOC105662382 isoform X1, translating to MFAGRKMFLRGRKAQLVPCFGSVEILTCLWIASAVLTLVASQPNFYISRYGKRQEPRAESLFMLGSRYGRSENVQKGSEFLPKLVEVVPRMDRFFLGSRYGKRSPSDYRTVSSVNRFSAVLNFMDQVNHVNLDRDNDANNGNDLVLLS from the exons atgtTTGCAGGTCGAAAGATGTTTTTGCGAGGAAGAAAGGCTCAGTTGGTACCGTGTTTCGGTAGCGTCGAGATTTTAACGTGTTTATGGATCGCGAGTGCGGTTTTAACCCTCGTCGCTTCTCAACCGAATTTTTACATCAGTCGATACGGTAAACGGCAGGAACCACGTGCAG AGTCTTTGTTCATGTTGGGAAGCAGATACGGACGtagcgaaaatgtgcaaaaggGTAGCGAATTTTTGCCAAAATTGGTGGAAGTGGTGCCAAGGATGGATCGATTCTTTTTGGGAAGTCGATACGGGAAACGTTCGCCCTCGGATTATCGGACCGTTTCTTCCGTGAATCGATTCAGCGCCGTTCTGAACTTCATGGATCAAGTCAACCACGTAAATCTCGATCGGGACAATGACGCGAACAATGGAAACGATCTTGTTCTTTTATCTTAA
- the LOC105662382 gene encoding uncharacterized protein LOC105662382 isoform X2, which yields MFLRGRKAQLVPCFGSVEILTCLWIASAVLTLVASQPNFYISRYGKRQEPRAESLFMLGSRYGRSENVQKGSEFLPKLVEVVPRMDRFFLGSRYGKRSPSDYRTVSSVNRFSAVLNFMDQVNHVNLDRDNDANNGNDLVLLS from the exons ATGTTTTTGCGAGGAAGAAAGGCTCAGTTGGTACCGTGTTTCGGTAGCGTCGAGATTTTAACGTGTTTATGGATCGCGAGTGCGGTTTTAACCCTCGTCGCTTCTCAACCGAATTTTTACATCAGTCGATACGGTAAACGGCAGGAACCACGTGCAG AGTCTTTGTTCATGTTGGGAAGCAGATACGGACGtagcgaaaatgtgcaaaaggGTAGCGAATTTTTGCCAAAATTGGTGGAAGTGGTGCCAAGGATGGATCGATTCTTTTTGGGAAGTCGATACGGGAAACGTTCGCCCTCGGATTATCGGACCGTTTCTTCCGTGAATCGATTCAGCGCCGTTCTGAACTTCATGGATCAAGTCAACCACGTAAATCTCGATCGGGACAATGACGCGAACAATGGAAACGATCTTGTTCTTTTATCTTAA
- the LOC100880714 gene encoding uncharacterized protein LOC100880714: protein MLTMAVKLNRISPFACCNILNYQNVRWYCTKKESDMQIPKNPLKKYFSASDQPTNGVIFDNKPFKYTCIAGKKYVWCLCGKSHSQPFCDGTHRNQALKIKLRPIVFTVEETKDYWLCNCKQTSNRPFCDGTHLREDIKKLKYRN, encoded by the exons ATGTTAACTATGGCTGTAAAGTTAAACAGAATTTCACCATTTGCGTGTTGTAATATTCTCAATTACCAAAAT GTCAGATGGTATTGCACAAAAAAGGAAAGTGACATGCAAATACCTAAAAATCCATTGAAAAAGTATTTTAGCGCAAGTGATCAACCAACAAATGGTGTTATATTTGATAATAAACCTTTCAAATACACTTGCATAGCTGGAAAAAAGTATGTATGGTGTTTATGTGGTAAAAGTCATTCGCAACCATTTTGTGATGGTACTCATAGAAATCAAGCGCTTAAGATTAAACTGAGACCTATAGTATTCACCGTAGAAGAAACTAAAGACTATTGGCTTTGTAATTGTAAACAAACATCAAATAGACCGTTTTGTGATGGTACACATTTGAGAGAAGAtataaaaaagttaaaatacaggaattaa
- the LOC100880601 gene encoding kinesin-like protein KIF23: protein MKPANSKPPVASRKGANRPKYDDTPKEPVKVFCRLRPMDNPNDISCIKIISDTTLIITSPEPGQANTRITNKVVQTSFSHIFGPNTSQKEVFDLVALPLVENLINGKNSLLFTYGVTGSGKTYTMCGSLYDIGIMPRSLDVIFNSIANYQAKKFIFKPDKLNGFDIQSEADALLDRQNELQRLVISQNIKTPKLCKLDADGDNNNDGLNRSTELQAITVDPDNVYAVFVTYTEVYNNSVYDLLDESEGKTKTLQSKIIREDGNRNMYVHGCTEIEVKSSEEAFEVFQYGQRKRHIAYTSLNAESSRSHSVFTIRLVQAPLDRDGEQVVQDKRVICISQLSLVDLAGSERTNRSKNTGQRLREAGNINNSLMTLRTCLEILRENQIQGTNKIVPYRDSKITHLFKNYFDGEGSVRMIVCVNPNIDDYDETIQVLKFAEVSQEVQVTNSTTSKLDLGYTPGRRQANKIFKEARNRLESAGHLGAANLEVDLGLVYSLGGPFPEMDLSSPHNDEIITTLMHFLELRIQKRNVLRTDLRQKQTNFRNMLVRMERDNVSLKIENSTLKTTSDQQKKKISALEAHICKTEGQIDTLLYRLNSANDIIRHMKQELKNKDALLNQRTIDKQRVKEKYSSKIQEETDKMSKELESKLRRQRELLQNQMKGTEEKLNLVKQILVSDDKMDTDGKLESKETVSTLANDTAIPITPKINTVVPTTDVETTSSTITPKSSVKSASTVTFEDSNIRLSRKERIPVVNLRFRRSQSAERWVDHRPPGLVPVGTILQPHIRHKRSVTQLTDPKDITDRASKYCLVAQEQDTDGELETKLYKGDILPTSGGGAQVVFNDLEHLKQVSPVARRKRSSYLSPESKDFSSQKDGCESEENNLKKLRV, encoded by the exons ATGAAACCTGC gAATTCGAAACCACCTGTTGCATCGCGTAAAGGTGCAAATCGACCAAAATATGATGACACACCTAAAGAACCTGTTAAAGTATTTTGTCGTTTAAGACCAATGGACAATCCTAATGATATATCTTGTATAAAAATCATATCcgatacaactttaattatcaCATCACCAGAACCGGGACAAGCAAATACCCGCATTACAAATAAAGTTGTACAGACATCTTTTAGTCATATTTTTGGCCCAAATACTTCTCAAAAAGAAGTATTTGATCTTGTAGCCTTACCGCTTGTTGAAAATCTTATAAATGGTAAAAACAGTTTACTCTTTACATATGGAGTAACTGGAAGCGGTAAAACTTATACCATGTGTGGCAGTCTATATGATATAGGCATCATGCCCCGTAGTTTagatgttatttttaatagcaTAGCAAACTACCAAGCAAAAAAGTTTATCTTTAAACCAGATAAATTGAATGGTTTTGACATACAAAGTGAAGCAGATGCATTGTTAGATAGACAAAATGAACTTCAAAGACTTGTTAtttctcaaaatataaaaacccCTAAATT ATGTAAACTTGATGCTGatggtgataataataatgatggttTGAATCGAAGTACTGAATTGCAAGCTATAACTGTTGACCCAGATAATGTATATGCAGTCTTTGTAACATATACTGAAGTTTATAATAACAGTGTATATGATTTGCTAGATGAAAGTGAAGGCAAAACAAA gaCTTTACAGAGTAAAATAATTCGTGAAGATGGAAACAGAAATATGTATGTCCATGGTTGCACAGAAATAGAAGTCAAAAGTTCGGAAGAAGCATTTGAAGTATTTCAATATGGTCAACGTAAAAGACACATTGCATATACTTCTTTAAATGCAGAATCAAGCAGATCTCATAGTGTTTTTACTATAAGACTTGTACAG GCACCATTAGATAGAGATGGTGAACAAGTTGTTCAAGACAAAAGAGTCATTTGTATCAGCCAATTATCTTTAGTAGATTTGGCTGGAAGTGAACGTACAAATCGTTCCAAAAATACTGGCCAAAGGCTTAGGGAAGCAG gaaatataaataattcgtTAATGACACTTCGAACTTGTTTGGAAATACTTCGTGAAAATCAGATTCAGGGTACAAACAAAATAGTACCCTATAGAGATTCGAAGATAAcgcatttatttaaaaactactTTGATGGAGAAGGAAGTGTCAGAATGATTGTTTGTGTTAATCCTAACATAGATGATTATGACGAAACTATt caagtattgaaatttgctGAAGTTAGTCAAGAAGTACAAGTTACTAATTCTACAACTTCAAAGTTAGATTTAGGATATACACCTGGAAGAAGACAAGCTAATAAA ATATTTAAAGAAGCTAGAAACAGATTGGAAAGTGCAGGTCATCTAGGTGCTGCCAACTTAGAAGTCGATTTAGGATTAGTTTACAG CCTCGGAGGACCTTTTCCAGAAATGGATTTATCGAGTCCACATAACGATGAAATAATTACTACGCTCATGCATTTCTTAGAACTTCGTATCCAAAAACGAAATGTTTTACGGACGGATCTAAGACAAAAAC aaactaattttagaaatatgctGGTAAGAATGGAACGGGATAATGTATcccttaaaattgaaaattctacgTTAAAAACAACAAGTGATCAACAGAAAAAGAAA ATATCTGCTTTAGAAGCACATATATGTAAGACAGAGGGGCAAATCGATACTTTATTGTACAGATTAAATAGTGCTAATGATATAATCAGGCATATGAAACAagaa CTAAAAAACAAGGATGCATTACTAAACCAACGTACGATAGATAAACAAAGAGTGAAAGAAAAATATAGTAGTAAAATTCAAGAAGAGACTGATAAAATGAGTAAGGAATTGGAAAGCAAACTTCGCCGTCAACGTGAATTACTTcag AACCAAATGAAAGGAACAGAAGAAAAATTGAACTTAGTGAAACAGATATTAGTAAGTGACGATAAAATGGATACTGACGGAAAATTGGAATCTAAAGAAACGGTTTCAACATTAGCAAATGACACCGCAATTCCTATAACACCTAAAATTAATACAGTTGTTCCGACAACTGATGTAGAAACTACATCATCTACAATTACCCCAAAAAGTAGTGTAAAATCGGCATCTACTGTTACATTTGAAGATAGTAATATTCGATTAAGTAGAAAA GAAAGAATTCCAGTTGTAAATTTGCGCTTTAGACGATCTCAAAGTGCAGAAAGATGGGTTGATCATCGACCTCCTGGTTTAGTTCCAGTTGGGACTATTCTTCAACCACATATTCGACATAAACGAAGCGTTACGCAATTAACTGATCCAAAAGATATAACAGACAGAGCATCCAAATATTGTCTCGTTGCACAGGAACAAGATACGGATGGTGAACTCGAAACTAAACTGTATAAA ggTGATATATTACCAACAAGCGGAGGAGGTGCACAAGTTGTATTCAATGATTTGGAACACTTGAAACAGGTTTCACCTGTTGCAAGAAGAAAACGCAGTAGTTACTTGTCCCCGGAATCTAAGGACTTCTCTTCTCAAAAAGATGGCTGTGAATCAGAAGAAAATAACTTGAAAAAACTTCGTGTCTAA